A window of the Anaerolineae bacterium genome harbors these coding sequences:
- the rplU gene encoding 50S ribosomal protein L21, giving the protein MYAVIESGSKQYRVEPGMVVEVDRLSANPGEEVVFDRVLLASDGRDVSIGTPVVDGARVTGEVVGQHRSRKIVVFKYKPKQRYRVRGSQRRAVTRVRITGVSV; this is encoded by the coding sequence GTGTATGCTGTCATAGAGAGCGGCTCGAAGCAGTACCGGGTCGAACCAGGAATGGTCGTGGAGGTGGATCGCCTCTCGGCAAACCCAGGTGAAGAAGTCGTGTTCGACCGCGTGCTTTTGGCTAGCGACGGCCGTGACGTCTCCATAGGCACCCCGGTGGTGGACGGCGCTCGCGTCACTGGCGAGGTAGTGGGACAGCACCGCAGCCGCAAGATCGTGGTTTTCAAGTACAAGCCGAAGCAGCGCTACCGGGTCAGAGGCAGCCAGAGACGGGCCGTTACCCGGGTGCGCATCACTGGAGTATCAGTCTAG
- the rpmA gene encoding 50S ribosomal protein L27: MAHKKGGGSSRNGRDTAGKRLGVKLFGGQLARPGAIIVRQRGTRFHPGRNVGMGRDYTLFALVEGAVQFEQKGSRQYVSVVAPDSVVAA, from the coding sequence ATGGCCCACAAGAAAGGTGGCGGGAGCAGCCGCAATGGCCGCGACACAGCCGGCAAGCGGCTAGGAGTGAAGCTCTTCGGCGGCCAGCTGGCTCGGCCGGGAGCGATCATAGTGCGCCAGCGAGGCACCCGGTTCCACCCCGGCCGTAACGTCGGAATGGGGCGGGACTACACGCTGTTCGCGCTGGTGGAAGGCGCCGTTCAGTTTGAGCAGAAGGGCTCGCGTCAGTACGTGAGCGTGGTGGCTCCGGATTCGGTGGTTGCGGCATGA
- the rpmE gene encoding 50S ribosomal protein L31 — MKEGIHPKYYKNAQVICACGNTWTTGSTKEVIRTDVCSQCHPFYTGEQRIVDTAGQVDRFMRRLERSRGEEAEGQQEQAAE; from the coding sequence ATGAAGGAAGGCATTCATCCCAAGTACTACAAGAACGCGCAGGTGATCTGTGCCTGCGGCAACACCTGGACCACGGGCTCGACCAAAGAGGTGATCCGCACCGATGTGTGCTCTCAGTGCCATCCCTTCTACACCGGAGAGCAGCGTATCGTGGACACCGCAGGCCAGGTGGACCGTTTCATGCGTCGCCTGGAGCGGAGCCGTGGAGAGGAGGCCGAGGGACAGCAGGAGCAGGCGGCCGAGTGA
- a CDS encoding DUF1385 domain-containing protein: MSDRRPRSCDTAQPANYGGQAVIEGVMMRNRERMAIAVRRPDGGIEIRTEPMGAAYRSRWASWPFVRGLFTLWDSLVIGMRALMFSADVAAGEEVELGGPLMWGTMGVSLALGLGLFFALPALVTSLIESLVPAAWATNLAEGLVRLLLFLGYLVAISRIEDIERVFAYHGAEHKVINAYEAGEPLETNAVRRHSVTHARCGTAFLLIVVMVSVLVFGFLGRPPLPLLLASRLVLIPVIVSVSYELVRVASRHRDNLLARLLVSPSLRLQALTTRPPSDDMIEVALAALRQVLDSAPETPPAPSSAEAPATTA; this comes from the coding sequence ATGAGCGACCGTCGGCCTCGATCATGTGATACTGCCCAGCCCGCCAACTACGGCGGGCAGGCTGTTATTGAGGGGGTGATGATGCGTAACCGCGAGCGGATGGCGATCGCGGTCCGTCGCCCCGATGGCGGTATCGAGATCCGCACCGAACCTATGGGTGCCGCCTACCGATCCCGCTGGGCTTCCTGGCCTTTCGTCCGTGGCCTCTTCACTCTGTGGGACTCGCTGGTCATCGGCATGCGGGCCCTCATGTTCTCGGCCGACGTGGCTGCGGGGGAAGAGGTGGAGCTGGGCGGGCCGCTCATGTGGGGTACTATGGGGGTGTCGCTGGCCCTGGGCCTTGGGCTGTTCTTCGCCCTGCCTGCCCTTGTCACCTCTTTGATCGAGAGCCTAGTGCCTGCCGCCTGGGCAACCAACCTGGCCGAAGGCCTCGTCCGCCTACTTCTCTTTCTGGGATACCTGGTTGCGATTTCCCGCATCGAGGACATCGAGCGCGTGTTTGCCTACCATGGGGCAGAGCACAAGGTGATCAATGCCTACGAGGCGGGAGAACCGCTCGAGACCAACGCTGTCCGTCGCCACAGCGTAACCCACGCCCGCTGCGGCACCGCCTTCCTGCTTATAGTGGTTATGGTTTCAGTACTGGTGTTCGGGTTCCTCGGCCGCCCACCACTTCCCCTTCTTCTGGCGAGCCGGCTCGTTCTGATTCCAGTGATCGTGTCCGTTTCTTACGAGCTAGTGCGTGTGGCCTCCCGCCACCGCGATAACCTGTTGGCGCGCCTGCTGGTGAGCCCTTCGCTCCGCCTGCAGGCCCTCACCACACGACCGCCCTCGGATGACATGATCGAGGTCGCGCTGGCGGCACTTCGGCAAGTCCTCGACTCGGCACCCGAGACACCGCCCGCACCATCGTCAGCAGAAGCGCCAGCCACCACCGCCTAG
- a CDS encoding citramalate synthase, producing the protein MDRIILYDTTLRDGAQQEGISFSLDDKIKVARRLDRFGVHYIEGGWPGSNPKDVEFFQAARHLHLENAVLTAFGSTCRASVAAEDDANLRMLLEAETPAVAIFGKSWDLHVFEVLRTTLDNNLRMIEQSVALLRSHGREVIFDAEHFFDGYKANPEYALETLQAAVRGGASTLVLCDTNGGSLVAEVSEITKRVRQTTDLPIGIHCHNDGDLAVANTLAAVEAGATHLQGTINGYGERCGNANLCTIIPSLQLKMGRQAVSPESLAHLTDLSRYVAELANMAPSPTMPYVGTSAFAHKGGMHVDAMMKTERSFQHVDPELVGNHKRILVSELSGRSNILRKAQEFGLAGHLDEEALRAILERIKGLESRGFAFEGAEGSVELMMLRALDGYRPPFELVDFMVLVERRRGRGLLAEATVKLQVNGDTFLTAAEGEGPVNALDQATRKALVPLYPQLASVHLTDFKVRILNEASGTAAVTRVLIDSTDGYRKWTTVGSSANIIEASWIALADSLEYALVKGLGRREVEEADERGATASDEGALDGGGSARAG; encoded by the coding sequence ATGGATCGGATCATCCTCTACGACACTACTCTGAGGGATGGCGCCCAGCAGGAAGGCATTTCGTTCTCGCTGGACGACAAGATCAAGGTGGCTCGCCGGCTAGACCGGTTCGGGGTGCACTACATCGAGGGTGGGTGGCCAGGATCGAACCCTAAGGACGTCGAGTTCTTTCAGGCGGCCCGCCACCTCCACCTGGAGAATGCGGTCCTCACCGCGTTCGGCAGCACCTGCAGGGCGAGCGTGGCGGCTGAGGACGATGCCAACCTCCGCATGCTTCTGGAAGCGGAGACGCCAGCCGTGGCGATCTTCGGCAAGAGCTGGGACTTGCACGTGTTCGAGGTGCTTCGCACCACCCTGGATAACAACCTGCGGATGATCGAGCAGAGCGTGGCCCTGTTGCGCTCCCATGGCCGCGAGGTGATCTTTGATGCCGAGCACTTCTTTGATGGATACAAGGCTAATCCGGAGTACGCTCTGGAGACGCTCCAGGCGGCTGTGCGAGGTGGCGCCTCCACCCTGGTGCTATGCGATACCAATGGTGGTTCGTTGGTAGCGGAGGTGTCGGAGATCACCAAGAGGGTGCGGCAGACGACCGACCTGCCCATCGGCATCCACTGCCACAACGACGGCGATCTGGCGGTTGCCAACACGCTGGCAGCGGTGGAGGCAGGTGCCACCCACCTGCAGGGGACGATCAACGGCTACGGCGAGCGCTGCGGCAATGCCAACCTGTGCACCATCATTCCGAGCCTGCAGCTCAAGATGGGCCGCCAGGCAGTATCGCCGGAATCTTTGGCCCACCTCACAGACCTGTCGCGGTACGTGGCCGAGCTGGCCAACATGGCCCCCAGCCCGACCATGCCATATGTCGGAACCAGCGCTTTCGCCCACAAGGGCGGCATGCATGTTGACGCCATGATGAAGACGGAGCGCAGCTTCCAGCATGTGGATCCGGAGCTGGTGGGCAACCACAAGCGGATCCTGGTGTCGGAGCTGTCCGGTCGCAGCAACATCCTGCGCAAGGCTCAGGAGTTTGGGCTGGCCGGACATCTGGACGAGGAGGCGTTGCGAGCGATCCTGGAGCGGATCAAGGGCCTTGAGTCGCGGGGTTTTGCCTTCGAGGGGGCAGAGGGCTCGGTCGAGCTCATGATGCTTCGAGCCCTGGACGGATACCGTCCGCCCTTCGAGTTGGTTGACTTCATGGTGCTGGTGGAAAGGCGCCGGGGCAGAGGGTTGCTAGCGGAGGCCACCGTCAAGTTGCAGGTGAACGGGGATACCTTCCTGACCGCGGCCGAGGGAGAGGGGCCGGTGAACGCGCTGGACCAGGCTACACGCAAGGCACTCGTGCCCCTCTATCCCCAGTTGGCGAGCGTGCACCTGACTGACTTCAAGGTACGCATACTGAACGAGGCCAGCGGCACTGCGGCAGTCACGCGGGTCCTGATTGACTCCACCGACGGATACCGCAAATGGACTACGGTGGGCAGCTCGGCGAACATCATCGAGGCTTCCTGGATCGCGCTGGCGGACAGCCTGGAATACGCCCTCGTCAAGGGTTTGGGACGGCGCGAGGTCGAGGAAGCAGATGAGCGGGGAGCGACGGCCTCGGATGAGGGAGCACTCGACGGGGGTGGGAGCGCTCGAGCTGGCTAG
- a CDS encoding branched-chain amino acid transaminase has protein sequence MPIPEAKYIWFDGELVPWAEAKVHVLTHALHYGSAVFEGMRAYPLPEGPAGFRLDEHLQRLLDSAKIYRMPIRYSLEELRQAVKDTVRANGHRGCYIRPLAMREYREMGVDPRGCAMQVAIATWEWGAYLGADAIEKGIHVCVSSWHRAAPNTFPTLAKSAANYANSQLIKMEALENGYAEAIVLDTNGYVSEGSGENLFLVKKGRIYTPPLSNSVLGGITRDCVMVLARDLGYDLQESVLTREMLYLADELFFSGTAAEITPIRSVDKISVGSGERGPITEALQSAFFEIVQGRVPDRHGWLTPLWE, from the coding sequence CGAGGCCAAGGTGCACGTCTTGACTCACGCGTTGCACTACGGTTCGGCGGTGTTCGAGGGGATGCGTGCCTACCCCTTGCCGGAAGGCCCGGCCGGCTTCCGGCTGGACGAGCACCTGCAGCGCCTGCTGGACTCGGCCAAGATCTACCGCATGCCCATCCGCTACAGCCTGGAGGAGTTGCGGCAGGCGGTGAAGGACACGGTGCGGGCGAACGGCCACAGGGGCTGCTACATTCGTCCGCTGGCCATGCGCGAGTACCGTGAAATGGGGGTGGACCCGAGAGGCTGTGCCATGCAGGTGGCCATCGCCACCTGGGAATGGGGCGCCTATCTGGGGGCGGATGCCATCGAGAAGGGCATTCACGTCTGCGTCTCGTCTTGGCACCGAGCGGCTCCCAACACCTTTCCCACTCTCGCCAAGTCGGCGGCCAACTATGCCAACTCCCAGCTGATCAAGATGGAGGCGCTGGAGAATGGCTACGCCGAGGCCATCGTGCTCGACACAAACGGGTACGTATCCGAGGGTAGTGGCGAGAACCTGTTCCTGGTGAAGAAGGGGCGAATCTACACTCCGCCGCTGTCCAACTCGGTGCTGGGAGGGATAACCCGCGACTGTGTCATGGTTCTTGCCCGCGACCTAGGCTACGACCTGCAGGAGTCTGTTCTCACCCGCGAGATGCTTTACCTGGCCGACGAGCTGTTCTTCTCCGGCACGGCAGCGGAGATCACTCCGATTCGCTCGGTGGACAAGATCAGCGTGGGCAGTGGAGAGCGCGGGCCGATAACCGAGGCCCTTCAGTCGGCCTTCTTCGAGATCGTGCAGGGGCGGGTTCCAGACAGGCATGGGTGGCTCACGCCACTTTGGGAGTAG